The Equus caballus isolate H_3958 breed thoroughbred chromosome 13, TB-T2T, whole genome shotgun sequence genome includes a window with the following:
- the ANKRD61 gene encoding ankyrin repeat domain-containing protein 61 isoform X2: protein MGNIPRRGSRKQVADSGQSPEEDPCAALHSKLYEAIMREDCTAIQGLLRSHPVNQPMTILANSSSYRLLLSQMQSIVPIHLAAEYRKAQSLLCLLEHGADPEVRDTRGLTALHLMLLHWPITSTTWTKPGNRIQRILTDIQNNAVRCLRILCEHGAQVNARVDNSNKHSPLHLAIIYGTYPVLSILAQNGAHVNAINESSMTPLHMAADILNKEMMETLIACGANVNCAVSSTGNTALKLAVCTASGKAGRLLAAGVSCIRLLLIHGAKVNAQDHEGQTAMHEACFGGREAIINLLLEFEANVNILTRNGESPIYMYLQRSSNTRDTVLLARLLYRSYPLRLTNNQGTLPAGIMLPEFHLLRETLIKLSQKPLSLEDICKRNIRNIYGEKYKQHVKQLLPGKIWNSVYGYYDLAYLLK, encoded by the exons ATGGGTAACATAcccaggagaggcagcaggaagcaggtggcggacagtGGCCAGTCGCCAGAAGAAGACCCATGTGCGGCGCTGCACAGCAAACTCTACGAAGCCATCATGAGGGAAGACTGCACCGCGATCCAGGGGCTTCTAAGAAGCCACCCCGTCAACCAGCCCATGACCATTCTGGCCAACTCCTCCAGCTACAGATTACTTCTGAGCCAG ATGCAGTCCATTGTCCCCATTCACCTGGCTGCCGAATACCGCAAGGCACAGAGCTTGCTTTGCTTGTTAGAACACGGCGCTGACCCGGAAGTAAG GGACACAAGAGGCCTCACGGCACTACACCTGATGCTCCTGCACTGGCCCATCACTTCTACCACGTGGACAAAACCGGGGAACAGGATCCAAAGGATCCTGACAGACATTCAGAACAACGCCGTAAGGTGTCTCCGCATTCTGTGTGAACACGGAGCTCAGGTGAACGCACGAGTagacaacagcaacaaacatTCACCCCTCCACCTGGCCATAATATATGGGACCTATCCAGTCCTCTCCATTTTAGCCCAAAATGGTGCCCATGTCAATGCTATTAATGAATCCAGCATGACGCCCCTTCACATGGCTGCAGACATACTGAACAAGGAGATGATGGAAACGCTGATCGCCTGTGGAGCCAACGTGAACTGCGCCGTGTCTTCCACGGGGAACACGGCCCTTAAGCTGGCGGTGTGTACCGCGTCAGGGAAAGCTGGCCGACTGCTGGCCGCGGGCGTGAGCTGCATCCGCCTGCTGCTGATCCACGGAGCCAAAGTAAATGCCCAAGACCACGAAGGTCAAACCGCGATGCACGAGGCATGTTTTGGAGGCAGAGAGGCAATAATCAACCTCTTGCTCGAATTTGAAGCAAATGTCAACATCTTAACAAGAAACGGGGAATCTCCGATCTATATGTACCTTCAGCGCAGCTCCAATACAAGAGACACGGTGCTTCTGGCCAGGCTACTTTACCGCTCTTACCCTCTGAGACTGACCAACAACCAAGGAACTCTACCCGCAGGAATCATGCTCCCAGAATTCCACCTCTTAAGGGAAACCCTAATAAAGTTATCACAAAAACCCTTATCCCTAGAGGATATCTGTAAAAGAAACATCAGAAATATCTATGGCGAGAAATACAAACAACACGTGAAGCAACTTCTCCCAGGGAAGATATGGAATTCTGTCTATGGTTATTATGACTTAGCTTACCTCTTGAAATAA
- the ANKRD61 gene encoding ankyrin repeat domain-containing protein 61 isoform X1, with protein sequence MGNIPRRGSRKQVADSGQSPEEDPCAALHSKLYEAIMREDCTAIQGLLRSHPVNQPMTILANSSSYRLLLSQQMQSIVPIHLAAEYRKAQSLLCLLEHGADPEVRDTRGLTALHLMLLHWPITSTTWTKPGNRIQRILTDIQNNAVRCLRILCEHGAQVNARVDNSNKHSPLHLAIIYGTYPVLSILAQNGAHVNAINESSMTPLHMAADILNKEMMETLIACGANVNCAVSSTGNTALKLAVCTASGKAGRLLAAGVSCIRLLLIHGAKVNAQDHEGQTAMHEACFGGREAIINLLLEFEANVNILTRNGESPIYMYLQRSSNTRDTVLLARLLYRSYPLRLTNNQGTLPAGIMLPEFHLLRETLIKLSQKPLSLEDICKRNIRNIYGEKYKQHVKQLLPGKIWNSVYGYYDLAYLLK encoded by the exons ATGGGTAACATAcccaggagaggcagcaggaagcaggtggcggacagtGGCCAGTCGCCAGAAGAAGACCCATGTGCGGCGCTGCACAGCAAACTCTACGAAGCCATCATGAGGGAAGACTGCACCGCGATCCAGGGGCTTCTAAGAAGCCACCCCGTCAACCAGCCCATGACCATTCTGGCCAACTCCTCCAGCTACAGATTACTTCTGAGCCAG CAGATGCAGTCCATTGTCCCCATTCACCTGGCTGCCGAATACCGCAAGGCACAGAGCTTGCTTTGCTTGTTAGAACACGGCGCTGACCCGGAAGTAAG GGACACAAGAGGCCTCACGGCACTACACCTGATGCTCCTGCACTGGCCCATCACTTCTACCACGTGGACAAAACCGGGGAACAGGATCCAAAGGATCCTGACAGACATTCAGAACAACGCCGTAAGGTGTCTCCGCATTCTGTGTGAACACGGAGCTCAGGTGAACGCACGAGTagacaacagcaacaaacatTCACCCCTCCACCTGGCCATAATATATGGGACCTATCCAGTCCTCTCCATTTTAGCCCAAAATGGTGCCCATGTCAATGCTATTAATGAATCCAGCATGACGCCCCTTCACATGGCTGCAGACATACTGAACAAGGAGATGATGGAAACGCTGATCGCCTGTGGAGCCAACGTGAACTGCGCCGTGTCTTCCACGGGGAACACGGCCCTTAAGCTGGCGGTGTGTACCGCGTCAGGGAAAGCTGGCCGACTGCTGGCCGCGGGCGTGAGCTGCATCCGCCTGCTGCTGATCCACGGAGCCAAAGTAAATGCCCAAGACCACGAAGGTCAAACCGCGATGCACGAGGCATGTTTTGGAGGCAGAGAGGCAATAATCAACCTCTTGCTCGAATTTGAAGCAAATGTCAACATCTTAACAAGAAACGGGGAATCTCCGATCTATATGTACCTTCAGCGCAGCTCCAATACAAGAGACACGGTGCTTCTGGCCAGGCTACTTTACCGCTCTTACCCTCTGAGACTGACCAACAACCAAGGAACTCTACCCGCAGGAATCATGCTCCCAGAATTCCACCTCTTAAGGGAAACCCTAATAAAGTTATCACAAAAACCCTTATCCCTAGAGGATATCTGTAAAAGAAACATCAGAAATATCTATGGCGAGAAATACAAACAACACGTGAAGCAACTTCTCCCAGGGAAGATATGGAATTCTGTCTATGGTTATTATGACTTAGCTTACCTCTTGAAATAA